One Bombus fervidus isolate BK054 chromosome 2, iyBomFerv1, whole genome shotgun sequence DNA segment encodes these proteins:
- the LOC139994330 gene encoding uncharacterized protein isoform X2, giving the protein MYAVALLVLLVLLQQPAEPKKVIIHIPYRVKNIKHTHTIYKVVPHYHEDTKEDIEEDDKHY; this is encoded by the exons ATG tATGCCGTTGCTTTACTGGTTCTGTTGGTGTTGCTGCAACAACCAGCTGAGCC GAAAAAGGTGATCATCCATATCCCCTATCGGGTAAAGAACATAAAGCACACGCATACGATCTACAAAGTCGTGCCGCATTATCACGAAGATACGAAGGAGGATATAGAAGAGGACGATAAACATTATTAG
- the LOC139994138 gene encoding uncharacterized protein: protein MKIARVITICVVLISMFLDAEAVRSKRRSQPKDHLPQSKYQNGTNTNEVTFTTSGPEAPRPETTHNQQTLHTNIPLGAKKKTLTVRTDRSKPSRSRGVNRYKANRRRRQLQHSGGKSGVHTGRSYDLKENYIENQQIETVQGPAEAFNEGAVRIEPVYRVTKNRNILDSIVDIVKKIVDPPKSLGPLVGPFNFPGIGDKVYIRLLEPLNSNHLMIRLITHLPVTEIESTFDKNILPPTEIIEHPEVSIISHESLPLSKEGFIGSYEHHSDVHSISSDSLLSSSDNVVQVSKPSNAHVQNIGRTNGYTTGNRNFRTYKLNFKQGNVHGVQKLGHHKRHPSLVSPSRNNRVNSVSPFKLPDQANKTQGSQRATGFQGSVDHVYPFHPSLNESNNEHSKLLTIDFQQLQTPINVSVSEYATYSNPTTSYDRFPNVETFTSPRIPTSINQERQSKNNSKGSTEDGPKYSIEFASKNMRYLNLDGSVEPAIKNSNDEGFKPMEQSSVHSKIPRSVDPHWKDRKGIDVRPSEAIESSTSKANRGELQKRSVGNGDAFLETIRNLNDDRMNYLRYTAMAKTAKRSTKPRCCSQE, encoded by the exons ATGAAGATCGCACGTGTGATTACG ATCTGCGTCGTATTGATATCGATGTTCCTCGATGCAGAAGCCGTGCGTTCCAAAAG gCGATCGCAGCCAAAGGATCATTTGCCCCAGTCCAAATACCAAAATGGCACCAACACCAACGAAGTAACGTTCACTACCTCTGGACCAGAAGCTCCAAGACCAGAAACGACCCACAACCAACAAACGTTGCATACAAATATTCCCCTAGGTGCAAAGAAGAAGACCCTGACAGTTCGCACAGATCGTTCGAAGCCATCGCGATCGCGTGGTGTAAATCGGTACAAAGCAAATCGACGTAGAAGGCAGCTTCAACATTCTGGTGGCAAATCCGGCGTTCATACGGGACGATCGTACGACCTCAAGGAGAACTATATCGAAAACCAGCAAATAGAAACTGTGCAAGGACCCGCGGAAGCTTTCAACGAAGGAGCAGTTCGCATCGAGCCTGTATACAGGGTGACGAAGAATAGAAACATATTAGATTCGATCGTGGATATAGTTAAAAAAATAGTCGATCCTCCAAAATCATTGGGTCCCCTGGTTGGACCGTTCAATTTCCCAGGAATAGGTGATAAGGTGTACATACGACTTCTGGAGCCATTAAATTCCAATCATCTGATGATACGATTGATAACCCATTTACCGGTTACAGAAATCGAGTCGacgtttgataaaaatattcttccacCCACTGAAATAATAGAACACCCTGAGGTTTCGATAATCAGTCACGAATCACTTCCCCTGTCTAAAGAAGGATTTATCGGCTCGTATGAGCATCATAGCGACGTTCATTCGATCTCTTCGGATAGTCTGTTGTCTTCTAGCGACAACGTTGTTCAAGTTTCAAAACCATCGAACGCCCACGTTCAAAACATTGGACGCACGAATGGTTACACTACAGGGAATCGCAACTTCAGGACGTATAAACTGAACTTCAAACAGGGGAACGTACACGGTGTCCAGAAGCTCGGACATCATAAAAGACACCCATCTTTGGTTTCACCGTCGAGGAACAATCGTGTAAATTCTGTTTCTCCTTTCAAGCTACCTGATCAAGCAAATAAGACGCAAGGTAGTCAGCGAGCAACTGGTTTCCAAGGTTCGGTCGACCACGTGTACCCATTCCATCCATCGCTAAACGAATCTAATAACGAACATTCGAAACTGTTGACCATCGATTTCCAGCAGTTGCAGACTCCGATAAACGTATCAGTCTCGGAGTACGCAACTTACAGCAATCCAACCACTTCGTACGACAGGTTTCCAAATGTCGAAACCTTCACGAGTCCGCGAATTCCAACTTCGATCAATCAAGAACGTCAGTCGAAGAATAATTCTAAAGGGTCTACCGAAGATGGTCCGAAATATAGCATCGAGTTTGCAAGTAAGAACATGAGGTATCTTAATCTGGACGGAAGCGTGGAGCCCGCCATTAAGAATAGCAACGACGAAGGTTTCAAGCCAATGGAGCAGAGCTCTGTTCACTCAAAAATACCCAGATCCGTCGATCCTCATTGGAAGGATCGCAAGGGAATAGACGTACGACCGAGCGAAGCGATTGAATCATCGACGAGTAAAGCAAATCGCGGAGAATTGCAAAAAAGAAGCGTCGGTAACGGTGACGCGTTTTTAGAGACGATTCGCAACTTAAACGACGATAGGATGAATTATTTAAGATACACGGCCATGGCTAAAACCGCGAAGAGGTCGACGAAGCCGAGGTGTTGCTCGCAAGAATAA
- the Vps26 gene encoding vacuolar protein sorting 26 — protein MSFFGFGQSADIEITLDGAETRKTADIKCEDGKKERHLLYYDGETVSGKINISLRKAGKLEHQGVKVEFIGQIELYYDRGNHHEFTSLVKELARPGELTHNTVYTFEFANVEKPFESYTGSNVRLRYFLKVTIVRRLSDIVKELELVVHTLSSYPDMNNPIKMEVGIEDCLHIEFEYNKSKYHLKDVIVGKIYFLLVRIKIKHMEIAIIKRETTGSGPHTFTENETIAKYEIMDGAPVRGESIPIRVFLAGYDLTPTMRDINKKFSVRYYLNLVLMDEEDRRYFKQQEITLWRKGEKSRKSQTASPHMPSHLVSAETGFPQGAAQNGPPSVTPSVQSGQLPSANITNVEDAQAPIESMTREEGDGEGAKEVNSESN, from the exons atg AGTTTCTTTGGGTTTGGTCAGTCGGCTGATATAGAGATCACTTTGGATGGTGCAGAAACCAGGAAGACTGCAGACATTAAATGTGAAGATGGTAAAAAAGAGCGCCACTTGTTATACTATGACGGTGAAACCGTTTCTGGAAAg ATTAATATTAGTCTCAGGAAAGCTGGTAAATTGGAGCATCAAGGTGTAAAAGTAGAATTTATTGGacaaattgaattatattatGATAGAGGAAATCATCATGAATTTACAAGTCTAGTTAAGGAATTAGCTAGGCCAGGAGAACTAACTCATAACACAGTATATACTTTTGAATTCGCAAATGTAGAAAAACCATTTGAAAGTTACACAGGATCTAATGTACGACTAAGATATTTTCTCAAAGTTACAATTGTTCGAAGACTTAGTGATATTGTTAAAGAACTTGAATTAGTTGTCCACACTCTTAGTTCCTATCCAGATATGAACAATCCTATTAAAATGGAAGTTGGAATTGAAGACTGTTTGCATATTGAATTTGAGTATAATAAAAGCAA ATATCATTTAAAAGATGTTATTGTtgggaaaatatattttcttttggttagaataaaaattaaacacatGGAAATTGCTATAATAAAACGGGAAACTACAGGTTCTG GTCCACATACATTTACGGAAAATGAAACTATagcgaaatatgaaataatggaTGGAGCTCCAGTCCGAGGCGAGTCTATTCCAATAAGAGTCTTTCTAGCAGGCTATGATTTGACACCTACAATGCGTgacatcaataaaaaattcagtGTTAGATATTACCTTAATTTAGTTCTCATGGATGAGGAAGATCGTAGATATTTCAAACAACAA gaaataacgttatggagaaagggagaaaaaagtAGGAAATCTCAAACCGCTTCACCACATATGCCATCGCATTTAGTATCAGCAGAAACAGGATTCCCACAAGGAGCTGCTCAGAATGGTCCACCATCCGTAACTCCATCAGTCCAATCGGGACAATTGCCATCTGCTAACATTACCAATGTAGAGGATGCACAGGCTCCAATAGAAAGCATGACACGCGAAGAGGGAGATGGTGAAGGTGCAAAAGAAGTTAATTCTGAAAGTAACTGA
- the LOC139994244 gene encoding uncharacterized protein isoform X2, whose translation MIFKYLCLLLLNQIEIYGVYSKHVHLKILVPDLINHHTHTRTVLFHVHVPTPKKPKTHKNHRTHHASWSSWKYGRHHDLKDEHEEELDHENYHKDHEEKLNEKWPKNHKQDRQKYFPVYDHHKDSYHPPSYVEDNDLKDHGEDTYAVHEDVNDIPPNTESLSYNYEEGYKKGLETITGHVRSGQTHKFHDDQHEEQGDIENDGFKEEFETKTDAGRYLVDDVEYENTRDKRDHRRRSRKRIHKTPTNSSRGTKNDSKS comes from the exons ATG ATCTTCAAATACCTATGCCTTCTTCTACTAAACCAAATCGAGATCTACGGAGTATACTCCAAGCA TGTACACCTGAAGATTCTCGTGCCAGATCTGATCAACCACCACACGCACACGAGGACCGTTCTCTTCCATGTTCACGTGCCAACGCCGAAGAAGCCGAAAACTCACAAGAATCACAGGACTCACCACGCGAGTTGGAGTTCGTGGAAGTACGGGCGTCATCACGATTTGAAGGACGAGCACGAGGAGGAACTTGATCACGAGAACTATCACAAGGATCACGAAGAGAAATTGAACGAGAAATGGCCGAAGAATCACAAACAAGACAGACAAAAGTATTTTCCTGTGTACGACCATCACAAGGATTCTTATCATCCGCCGTCTTACGTGGAAGATAATGACTTGAAGGATCATGGCGAAGATACTTACGCGGTTCACGAGGACGTGAATGATATACCCCCAAATACCGAGTCTCTCAGTTATAATTACGAAGAGGGATACAAAAAGGGTTTAGAAACGATAACTGGACACGTTCGATCTGGTCAGACGCACAAGTTTCACGATGATCAACACGAAGAACAGGGTGATATCGAGAACGATGGGTTTAAAGAGGAGTTCGAAACCAAAACGGACGCTGGTAGATATTTGGTTGATGATGTAGAATACGAGAATACCAGGGATAAACGCGATCATCGTCGAAGATCTAGGAAAAGGATCCACAAAACACCGACGAATTCCAGTCGAGGAACGAAAAACGATAGTAAATCGTAG
- the LOC139994303 gene encoding uncharacterized protein: MAANLLTLFTCFSLLISLALNGMAYDPNDKSLKDILLPEGQFEAFYLKGSQEEEQNAVRPPHLHGSFHQYKNPALVSAPNSAAYGFRFDGKRRFNYN; this comes from the exons ATGGCGGCAAACCTTCTTACCTTGTTTACG TGTTTTTCTCTTCTAATTTCTTTGGCGTTAAATGGGATGGCTTACGATCCGAACGATAAATCGCTGAAGGATATTCTGTTACCGGAAGGACAATTCGAGGCATTTTATTTGAAAGGGTCGCAGGAGGAAGAACAGAACGCCGTAAGGCCTCCGCATTTGCATGGCTCGTTTCATCAGTACAAAAATCCCGCCCTAGTCAGCGCACCGAACAGCGCTGCGTACGGTTTTCGTTTCGATGGAAAGCGTcgtttcaattataattaa
- the LOC139994244 gene encoding uncharacterized protein isoform X1 — MQIFKYLCLLLLNQIEIYGVYSKHVHLKILVPDLINHHTHTRTVLFHVHVPTPKKPKTHKNHRTHHASWSSWKYGRHHDLKDEHEEELDHENYHKDHEEKLNEKWPKNHKQDRQKYFPVYDHHKDSYHPPSYVEDNDLKDHGEDTYAVHEDVNDIPPNTESLSYNYEEGYKKGLETITGHVRSGQTHKFHDDQHEEQGDIENDGFKEEFETKTDAGRYLVDDVEYENTRDKRDHRRRSRKRIHKTPTNSSRGTKNDSKS; from the exons ATG CAGATCTTCAAATACCTATGCCTTCTTCTACTAAACCAAATCGAGATCTACGGAGTATACTCCAAGCA TGTACACCTGAAGATTCTCGTGCCAGATCTGATCAACCACCACACGCACACGAGGACCGTTCTCTTCCATGTTCACGTGCCAACGCCGAAGAAGCCGAAAACTCACAAGAATCACAGGACTCACCACGCGAGTTGGAGTTCGTGGAAGTACGGGCGTCATCACGATTTGAAGGACGAGCACGAGGAGGAACTTGATCACGAGAACTATCACAAGGATCACGAAGAGAAATTGAACGAGAAATGGCCGAAGAATCACAAACAAGACAGACAAAAGTATTTTCCTGTGTACGACCATCACAAGGATTCTTATCATCCGCCGTCTTACGTGGAAGATAATGACTTGAAGGATCATGGCGAAGATACTTACGCGGTTCACGAGGACGTGAATGATATACCCCCAAATACCGAGTCTCTCAGTTATAATTACGAAGAGGGATACAAAAAGGGTTTAGAAACGATAACTGGACACGTTCGATCTGGTCAGACGCACAAGTTTCACGATGATCAACACGAAGAACAGGGTGATATCGAGAACGATGGGTTTAAAGAGGAGTTCGAAACCAAAACGGACGCTGGTAGATATTTGGTTGATGATGTAGAATACGAGAATACCAGGGATAAACGCGATCATCGTCGAAGATCTAGGAAAAGGATCCACAAAACACCGACGAATTCCAGTCGAGGAACGAAAAACGATAGTAAATCGTAG
- the LOC139994330 gene encoding uncharacterized protein isoform X1 gives MRAKLLYAVALLVLLVLLQQPAEPKKVIIHIPYRVKNIKHTHTIYKVVPHYHEDTKEDIEEDDKHY, from the exons ATGAGAGCAAAGCTTTTG tATGCCGTTGCTTTACTGGTTCTGTTGGTGTTGCTGCAACAACCAGCTGAGCC GAAAAAGGTGATCATCCATATCCCCTATCGGGTAAAGAACATAAAGCACACGCATACGATCTACAAAGTCGTGCCGCATTATCACGAAGATACGAAGGAGGATATAGAAGAGGACGATAAACATTATTAG
- the LOC139994289 gene encoding uncharacterized protein: MIKLAAVFVVASLLHLASAGGQHGGHDHVVIHVPYKIKTIHHTHTITKHIHHGGGGGDKYEVLGYTVGHPIDLGGHGGGGGYGGDIGGGHDLGGGGDFGGGHVEYSSGGGGGGGGHIEYSGGDIGGGYGGGGFGGGHGGGLEGGYGGGGLSGGGHEDWGGH; the protein is encoded by the exons ATGATCAAGCTCGCG GCCGTCTTTGTGGTTGCCTCGTTGCTCCACTTGGCTTCAGCAGGAGGACAGCACGGTGGACA CGACCATGTGGTAATTCACGTGCCCTACAAGATCAAGACGATCCATCACACGCACACCATCACGAAACACATCCACCATGGCGGTGGAGGTGGTGACAAGTACGAAGTTCTAGGCTACACCGTGGGTCATCCGATAGATTTGGGAGGTCACGGCGGCGGTGGTGGTTACGGTGGTGATATCGGAGGCGGCCACGATTTGGGCGGCGGTGGCGACTTCGGTGGTGGCCACGTCGAATACAGCAGCGGTGGAGGCGGTGGAGGTGGTGGTCACATCGAATATAGCGGTGGCGACATTGGCGGAGGATACGGTGGCGGTGGATTCGGTGGCGGCCATGGAGGAGGTCTCGAAGGTGGATACGGAGGAGGTGGTCTCAGTGGTGGAGGCCACGAAGACTGGGGCGGCCATTAA
- the LOC139994233 gene encoding palmitoyltransferase ZDHHC3, whose amino-acid sequence MDYDYMSFHREKDVHNKCYGGRLWCIKDICGIICAILTWLLIIYAEFVVMAVILIPTINTLYSSLNTAIFQSLTFLAFASHLRTMFTDPGAVLKGNATKEMIEQMGFRDGQVIFKCPKCCSIKPDRAHHCSVCQRCIRKMDHHCPWVNNCVGENNQKYFVLFTFYIAAMSLHSLLLCIQQFTTCIRQEWKECSTFNPPATVVLLLCLAFEALLFAIFTAVMLGTQLQAIWNDETGIEQLKKEEARWVRNSRWKSIQAVFGRFSIAWFSPFTSPPKGRTKQDSYLYSV is encoded by the exons ATGGATTATGACTATATGTCTTTTCATAGAGAAAAGGATGTTCACAATAAATGTTATGGTGGAAGATTGTGGTGTATAAAA GATATATGTGGGATTATATGTGCAATTTTAACCTggttgttaataatttatgcaGAGTTTGTAGTAATGGCAGTTATCCTTATTCCCAcaataaatactttatattcTAGTTTAAACACTGCAATATTTCAGTCATTAACTTTTTTGGCTTTTGCATCTCATTTAAGGACAATGTTCACAGATCCA GGTGCTGTTCTGAAAGGAAATGCTACCAAGGAAATGATTGAACAAATGGGATTTAGGGATGGACAAGTCATATTTAAGTGTCCTAAATGTTGTTCTATTAAGCCTGATAGAGCACATCATTGTTCTGTGTGCCAAAg atGTATTAGAAAAATGGACCATCATTGTCCATGGGTTAATAATTGTGTTGgagaaaataatcaaaaatattttgtactttttacT ttcTATATAGCAGCAATGTCATTGCATTCTTTATTGCTATGTATACAACAATTTACTACATGCATAAGACAAGAATGGAAAGAATGTTCTACATTTAATCCACCTGCAACAGTGGTATTATTACTTTGCTTGGCATTTGAAGCTCTCTTATTTGCCATTTTCACGGCTGTAATGTTAGGGACGCAATTACAAGCAATTTGGAATGATGAAACT gGTATTGAGCaacttaaaaaagaagaagccaGGTGGGTTCGTAATAGTAGATGGAAATCCATTCAAGCTGTCTTTGGAAGATTTTCGATTGCTTGGTTTTCACCCTTTACTTCTCCTCCAAAAGGAAGGACAAAGCAagattcttatttatattccGTATAA